The Rhodothermus marinus DSM 4252 DNA segment CCACCGTGGGTTCGTAGTAGAGGCCGCCGCTGGCCAGCGTGGCATAGGCCGAGACCAGCTCCAGGAGCGTCACATTGCTGGTGCCCAGCGCCAGCGAGGGCACTTCTTTCAGCGGACTTTTGATGCCCATGCGCCGGGCGTAGAAGGCCACGTTGCGCGCGCCCACCTGCAGCACCAGCCGGGCCGAAACCGTGTTGACCGAGCGGGCCAGCGCCTCACGCAGTGTGAGGAGCTGGCCGGTCGATTCCCCCTCGGCGTTTCTGGGCTGCCAGACGTTTCCCGCCGGGTCCACGTAGGTCACCGAGCTGTCGGGCAGCACGTCGTAAGGCGACCAGCCGTTGTCGATGGCTGCCGTGTAGAGGAAGGGCTTGAACGTGGAACCCGGCTGGCGGCGGGCGATGGCCACGTGGTCGTACCAGTCCCGCGTCAGATCGCGGCCGCCCACCCAGGCCCGGACGTAGCCGTTGCGCGGGTCAATCGCCACAAAACCGGCCTCCAGACGCGTCTTGACCGCTTTGAGCGAGTCCATGAAGGCCCGGTCGGCCCGGAGCCGACGGAGCGCTTCGTCGGGGGCCACGCCGCCGGCCACCAGGCGACGGTAATGTTCGGTTTCACGGATGAACTGATCGACCGTGTCGCGCTTGCTGGACCAGTAGTAGGCGAACGGTTCGTAGTTCTTCTGCTGGAGGTACAGGTTGACGTCCTGACCCAGGAAAAACCCGCTGCGGCGGCTCCATTCGTAGTCGACGACGGCCTGCAGGCCACGCATCTGTTCGTCGACGGCCTGGCGGGCCAGCTCCTGCAGTCGGCTGTCGAGCGTGGTGTAGACGCGCAGGCCGTCCGTATAGATGTTGTAGCCGTGCGCTTTCGCCCAGTTGACAAGCCAGCGCCGCACATATTCGGCAAAGTACGGGGCGATGCTGGCCGTGATCGCCGAGGTGCGAAAGTCCGTGACGATCGGATCGTCTTTATGCGCTTCGAAGAAATCCCGGTCCAGGTAGCCGTGCCGGACCATCTGCCAGAGCACGACGTTGCGCCGCTGGCGGGCACGCTCCGGAAAGCGGATCGGGTTGTAAAGGGCCGGGTTGCGCAGCATGCCCACGAGCGTGGCCGCCTCCAGCACGTTCAGATCCCGGGCCGGCTTGTTGAAGAACGTGCGGGCCGCCGACTCGATGCCGAACGCATTGTAGACGAACTCGACCGTGTTCAGGTACATTTCGATGATTTCCCGCTTGGTGTAGCGGCGCTCGAGTTCGACGGCCGTGACCATTTCCTTGAGCTTGCGCTCGATCGTCTGCGCCCGGCCGATCTGTTCGTTGTACAGGTTGCGGGCCAGCTGCTGCGTGATGGTCGAGCCGCCCTGCACCTCGCGGCCCAGGCTCAGGATCGTCTGCGTCACGGCCGAGGCTGTGCGAAACAGGTCGACGCCCCAGTGATCGTAGAAGCGGTGGTCTTCGGTAGCCAGCAGGGCCTGAATGACGTAGGGCGAGATTTCGTCGTAGGAAACCCAGGTGCGATTCTGACGGGCGTAGCGGGCCAGTTCCTTACCGTCGGCCGTGTAGGCGATGGTGGCCAGCTCAAAGGTGGGGTTGTCGAGTTGCTGGAACGAGGGCAGTTCGTCCGAAAGCGACCACACGTACAGACCCAGTGCCAGCACGCCCAGCAGGATCAGCCCCACCAGCACGCTCAGCACCAGCGCCGCCTGGGCTTTGCGTGGATCCCGGAAGCGTCGATAGAAAAAGCCAACCAATCCCCGGCGTTTCCGGGGCGCGTGGCCGTCGCCCTGTAGTCGGGCGTGCCGGAAGTTCGGGTCGCTGAAATACCGCCGCAATTCCTCCTCGGTGTGCGTCCAGCGGTCAGGCATGGATCGATCGATGCCGTTTTTCGGCTCAGGACAGTGCGTATCGGATCAACGTCTGTGGGCCGTCCGGGGTCCAGCGACAGAGGGCCAGCATGTCGGTCTCCAGCACACCGAACGTCTGCTCCTGATACCAGCAGCCCGGATTCAGGTACAGCCCTTCGGGCCAGCGAAGCAGTTCGGCCTGATGGCCGTGGCCCAGCACGACCACCTCGGCCTGCCTCTCCCGGAGCACCTGCCTGGCGTAGCGGCGCAGGCGTTCGACGGTGACCGGATTGAGCCGTTCCGGCCGCCATTGCGTGACGCGTCGCGCCAGCGCGAGCCCCAGATCGCCGGGCAGCAGCGTCCGGTAGAGCCAGACCGGTACCGGGTGGCGGAGCAACCGGCGCAGCGCCCGCGAGAACGGTCGGGCGATGGCCAGATCGCCGTGGTCCAGATAGACGCGGCACCCCAGCAGTGAAACGACCGCCGCCTCGTGGAGCACCTGCACGCCCAGCTCCTGCTCGAAATAATCCCGGTGCCAGGGATCGTGGTTGCCGACTACGTAGGTGACAGGAATGCCCCGCGCGGTCCAGTCGGCCAGCAGTGCCTGAAAGCGCACAAAACCCCGGGGGATAAGGTAACGGTATTCGATGTAGTGATGAAAGACATCGCCGACGAGCACCAGGTGCCGGACGCGATCGGCCAGCGCGGTCAGGCAGGCCAGCAACGACTGCTCGACTGCCCGCTCGGTGGCAGGATCGGCGCGTCCCAGATGCAGATCGGCGAAAAACAGGACCACGGATCGTTGGCGTTCAGAAAAAGTGGACGTTCTCTGCGAAGGTTAAGCAGCGCTTTCTGCTCATTACGGCAGTGCAATCATCCAGCTCGTATGCGGTTCAAAATCAACCCTTATTGCAGACGCTTTTTTGACGGCATTTCGCTCATGCTTCGTGCCGGACTACGAACACGTTTTCAGTGGCCGCACGGCTGTCCCGGCCTGCCTTATCTTAACGCACGCGCCGCCCTTGTTCGCGCAGGCCGCCGGTGGGGTTCCAGCGGCGCACCCTTTCGGCGTCTGAAGCGTTGGAAGCGCGTCTGTCAACCGGTAGCCAGCTTCGGATCATGTACCGCGACTACGACTACTATCAGCCGCCCACGCAGTTTGCGGTTTTTCCGCCGGTCGTCAAGAACCTGTTGATTCTGAACGGCCTGGTGTTTCTGGCGCAACTGGTGCCCACCACCGATCGGCTGCTCATCGAATGGTTTGCGCTCTGGCCGCTGGGCCTGCCGGACTTCTACCCGGGCTTCTGGCCCTGGCAGCTCATCACCTAC contains these protein-coding regions:
- a CDS encoding UDP-2,3-diacylglucosamine diphosphatase; translated protein: MVLFFADLHLGRADPATERAVEQSLLACLTALADRVRHLVLVGDVFHHYIEYRYLIPRGFVRFQALLADWTARGIPVTYVVGNHDPWHRDYFEQELGVQVLHEAAVVSLLGCRVYLDHGDLAIARPFSRALRRLLRHPVPVWLYRTLLPGDLGLALARRVTQWRPERLNPVTVERLRRYARQVLRERQAEVVVLGHGHQAELLRWPEGLYLNPGCWYQEQTFGVLETDMLALCRWTPDGPQTLIRYALS
- a CDS encoding penicillin-binding protein 1A → MPDRWTHTEEELRRYFSDPNFRHARLQGDGHAPRKRRGLVGFFYRRFRDPRKAQAALVLSVLVGLILLGVLALGLYVWSLSDELPSFQQLDNPTFELATIAYTADGKELARYARQNRTWVSYDEISPYVIQALLATEDHRFYDHWGVDLFRTASAVTQTILSLGREVQGGSTITQQLARNLYNEQIGRAQTIERKLKEMVTAVELERRYTKREIIEMYLNTVEFVYNAFGIESAARTFFNKPARDLNVLEAATLVGMLRNPALYNPIRFPERARQRRNVVLWQMVRHGYLDRDFFEAHKDDPIVTDFRTSAITASIAPYFAEYVRRWLVNWAKAHGYNIYTDGLRVYTTLDSRLQELARQAVDEQMRGLQAVVDYEWSRRSGFFLGQDVNLYLQQKNYEPFAYYWSSKRDTVDQFIRETEHYRRLVAGGVAPDEALRRLRADRAFMDSLKAVKTRLEAGFVAIDPRNGYVRAWVGGRDLTRDWYDHVAIARRQPGSTFKPFLYTAAIDNGWSPYDVLPDSSVTYVDPAGNVWQPRNAEGESTGQLLTLREALARSVNTVSARLVLQVGARNVAFYARRMGIKSPLKEVPSLALGTSNVTLLELVSAYATLASGGLYYEPTVVTRIEDASGNVLYEARPVPREAISEETAYTVVDMLRDVIRYGTGTRIRWQFGLTRYDFAGKTGTTQNSADGWFILMHPELVTGAWVGFNDPRVTFRTHWWGQGAHNALFIVGDFWRRMEQAPDIEISNATFPLPIGLHQPGTDSLRQERRITPELNQRRVGW